In the Mya arenaria isolate MELC-2E11 chromosome 11, ASM2691426v1 genome, one interval contains:
- the LOC128209545 gene encoding G-protein coupled receptor moody-like produces the protein MNKMVNNAASGDIYRTSSNFDDGSSSETHCFEWWCFQHKALIVLESLTIILCLVGSFGNLVTVLAILFSSLRYCVNCILIGSLSFAGFLYCSLIMSVQAVFYHRKSRNIPQIFCSATGGIRYTLSGVIMAHLAVIALYLFLNFVYIDKYRYMSKVRQLIISLLVCWVVPCFFTIPPTIGVWGAFQFQTQILSCTFDKSADQSNRVVMVTAGFIIPCIFIIYCYARIGCTAYNNFKRVRRWQGNSPKSKAIRISTMMMCIFLLFFVSSFPFFVLNVIDKEFKHPIHHIWTTMFGWVVYCCNPAVYSLMDKNFRRAYRKILMRSSENDSVWRTGGTQTITYV, from the coding sequence ATGAATAAGATGGTAAACAATGCGGCATCGGGTGACATATATCGCACTTCATCGAATTTTGATGACGGGAGCTCCAGTGAGACGCATTGTTTTGAATGGTGGTGCTTTCAACATAAAGCTTTAATTGTTCTGGAATCCCTCACCATCATTCTCTGTCTAGTGGGTAGCTTTGGAAATTTAGTAACCGTACTTGCCATATTATTCTCCAGCCTCAGATATTGTGTAAACTGTATCTTGATAGGCAGTCTCAGCTTTGCAGGATTTTTGTACTGCTCATTGATAATGTCAGTACAAGCAGTATTTTATCATAGGAAATCCAGAAACATACCGCAGATCTTCTGCTCTGCCACAGGAGGCATTCGCTATACTCTGTCCGGAGTGATAATGGCACATTTAGCTGTCATAgcattgtatttgtttcttaattttgtttatatcgaCAAGTACAGATACATGTCAAAAGTACGGCAACTTATAATTTCTCTTCTTGTTTGCTGGGTGGTGCCTTGTTTTTTCACCATACCTCCTACAATTGGGGTGTGGGGTGCATTCCAATTTCAGACCCAGATTCTCTCATGCACATTTGACAAAAGTGCTGACCAAAGCAACAGAGTTGTCATGGTAACCGCTGGCTTTATAATACcatgtatttttatcatttattgctACGCTCGTATTGGATGTACCGCTTACAATAACTTCAAACGTGTACGTCGATGGCAGGGCAACTCTCCCAAGTCAAAAGCTATACGGATTTCAACAATGATGATGTGTATATTTCTACTATTTTTCGTCAGTTCATTtcccttctttgttttaaatgtaatagATAAAGAATTCAAACACCCAATTCACCACATTTGGACAACTATGTTTGGTTGGGTGGTGTACTGTTGTAATCCTGCAGTGTATTCATTGATGGACAAAAACTTCAGGAGGGCGTACAGGAAGATTTTGATGCGTTCTAGTGAAAACGATTCCGTGTGGAGAACCGGAGGTACACAGACAATAACTTATGTTtag